In Halarcobacter bivalviorum, a genomic segment contains:
- a CDS encoding septal ring lytic transglycosylase RlpA family protein, with protein sequence MLLGKSIKTTIFSTVCATIIFTGCSTKSTSGSYIPYYGGSEKKNKTFKPLGDQAIKNSKAMHRATMRPYKVHGKWYYPTLAKVGDVQTGIASWYGPNFHAKLTSNGEMYDMYAMTAAHKTLPMNSMVKVDNLENGKSVVVRINDRGPFITGRIIDLSNKAAHAINMVGKGTANVRVTVLGFNAKIAQTEEEKQETATVGRYYVQVGAFSRLEGAKITKRKFELILEDGYNVIIKSTDLHRVWISGFRSEQEAQDFKEANGLKGALIIAK encoded by the coding sequence TTGTTATTAGGTAAATCAATAAAAACTACTATTTTTTCTACTGTATGTGCAACAATTATTTTTACAGGTTGTTCAACTAAGTCTACATCAGGTTCATATATCCCTTATTATGGTGGAAGTGAAAAGAAGAATAAAACTTTTAAGCCATTAGGTGATCAAGCGATTAAAAATTCAAAAGCAATGCATCGTGCAACTATGAGACCTTATAAAGTTCATGGTAAATGGTATTATCCTACTTTAGCAAAGGTTGGAGATGTTCAAACTGGTATTGCTTCTTGGTATGGACCTAATTTTCATGCAAAACTAACTTCAAATGGTGAAATGTATGATATGTATGCAATGACAGCTGCACATAAAACTCTTCCTATGAATTCAATGGTAAAAGTTGATAACTTAGAAAATGGGAAATCAGTTGTTGTAAGAATCAATGATAGAGGACCTTTTATTACAGGAAGAATTATCGATTTATCAAATAAAGCTGCTCATGCAATTAATATGGTTGGAAAAGGAACAGCAAATGTTAGAGTTACTGTTTTAGGGTTTAATGCAAAAATTGCTCAAACAGAAGAAGAGAAACAAGAAACAGCAACTGTTGGAAGATATTATGTTCAAGTAGGTGCTTTTAGTAGATTAGAGGGTGCAAAAATTACAAAAAGAAAATTTGAGCTAATACTAGAAGATGGATATAATGTTATAATTAAAAGTACTGATTTACATAGAGTTTGGATTAGTGGATTTAGATCAGAACAAGAAGCACAAGATTTTAAAGAAGCAAATGGTCTAAAAGGTGCACTAATTATTGCAAAATAG
- a CDS encoding N-acetyltransferase, which yields MEIKFYKPDVTHIASMQALVKEEVESGKILLRTEDEMANTIRSYTIVEVDGEMAGFTALHIHSCRLAEVRSLVVSKKFRGLKLGQKLVQACIEEAKKYKLQQILSLTYEQGFFESVGFTKIEKEDIPEHKIWADCIRCKHFPICEEIAMVYDL from the coding sequence TTGGAAATTAAATTTTATAAACCTGATGTAACTCATATTGCTTCAATGCAAGCATTAGTAAAAGAAGAAGTAGAAAGTGGAAAAATTCTTCTTCGAACAGAAGATGAAATGGCTAATACTATAAGATCTTATACTATTGTTGAAGTAGATGGAGAGATGGCAGGTTTTACAGCTTTACATATTCATTCTTGCAGATTAGCAGAAGTTAGAAGTTTAGTTGTATCTAAAAAATTTAGAGGCTTAAAACTTGGACAAAAACTTGTACAGGCCTGTATTGAAGAAGCAAAAAAATATAAACTTCAACAGATTTTATCTTTAACTTATGAACAAGGTTTCTTTGAAAGCGTAGGTTTTACAAAAATTGAGAAAGAAGATATTCCTGAACATAAAATTTGGGCAGATTGTATTAGATGCAAACACTTCCCTATTTGTGAAGAAATAGCAATGGTATACGACTTATGA
- a CDS encoding cupin domain-containing protein, with amino-acid sequence MYLKDSDSIEKNQIPKTVDASIAVLTPNSDKDFIVRKILLKSGGSMPNHTNIIQHQQYVVSGEAKVVVGKEEYRAKQGDFIYIPAGVEHYYEACYGSDYEFLCMITTKEDEITFI; translated from the coding sequence ATGTATTTAAAAGATTCTGACTCTATTGAAAAAAATCAAATTCCTAAAACAGTTGATGCAAGTATTGCTGTTTTAACACCAAATAGTGACAAAGATTTTATAGTAAGGAAGATATTATTAAAAAGTGGTGGTTCTATGCCAAATCATACAAATATAATTCAACACCAACAATATGTAGTAAGTGGAGAAGCTAAAGTTGTAGTAGGTAAAGAAGAGTATAGAGCAAAGCAGGGTGATTTTATATATATTCCAGCAGGAGTAGAACACTATTATGAAGCCTGTTATGGTAGTGATTATGAGTTTTTATGTATGATTACTACAAAAGAGGATGAGATTACTTTTATATAA
- a CDS encoding TatD family hydrolase, which produces MIIDSHCHLDNIQYQDDIDEVINRALENGVKGFLIPGADLKDLPKALKLAEKYKEVFFSAGVHPYDIDTYDKKTLEEYLTHPKCIAVGECGLDYYRLPEDEEEKKENIRVQKEVFIDQVELAKKLKKPLIIHIREASNDSKIILEEYKAKEVGGVLHCYNASEHLLPLAKHNFYFGIGGVLTFKNARKLVEVLPKIPLEKLILETDCPYLTPHPHRGKRNEPYYTVFVAQKVAELLEMPLSEVERLTVNNTKELFKQFSTII; this is translated from the coding sequence ATAATTATAGATTCTCATTGTCATTTAGACAATATCCAATATCAAGATGATATTGATGAAGTAATTAACCGTGCACTTGAAAATGGAGTTAAAGGTTTTTTAATTCCAGGTGCAGACTTAAAAGATCTTCCAAAAGCTTTAAAACTAGCAGAAAAATATAAAGAAGTATTTTTTTCTGCTGGTGTTCATCCTTATGATATAGACACTTATGATAAAAAGACTTTAGAAGAGTATCTTACTCATCCTAAATGTATTGCTGTAGGTGAATGTGGTTTAGATTATTATAGACTACCAGAAGATGAAGAAGAGAAAAAAGAGAATATAAGAGTTCAAAAAGAGGTTTTTATTGACCAAGTAGAACTTGCTAAAAAGCTTAAAAAACCATTGATTATTCATATCAGAGAAGCTTCAAATGACTCTAAAATAATTTTAGAAGAGTATAAGGCTAAAGAAGTTGGTGGGGTACTACATTGCTACAATGCAAGCGAACATCTTTTACCTTTAGCTAAGCATAATTTTTATTTTGGAATAGGTGGAGTTTTAACTTTTAAAAATGCTAGAAAATTAGTTGAAGTTTTACCTAAAATACCATTAGAAAAATTGATTCTAGAAACAGATTGCCCATACCTAACTCCTCATCCTCATCGAGGAAAAAGAAATGAGCCTTATTATACAGTTTTTGTAGCTCAAAAGGTTGCAGAATTACTTGAAATGCCTTTATCAGAGGTTGAGAGACTTACTGTAAATAATACAAAAGAGTTATTTAAGCAGTTTTCTACAATAATTTAG
- a CDS encoding efflux RND transporter periplasmic adaptor subunit: MKKILILTILLIINLQAMEISGTVISDNEKIISSKFMGLIKKVYVKEGDFVKKGDSLYSIDSSNIDSLKKEALYNKEMLENSLANIKLNYERYKRLYEKDLVAKYELEQLKLQLDNTKNLLNIAKAKIKEVNTQYEYLNIKASNNGLIIKKSIKEGEIAIPSMPALILTDLDSLKIKTSIPESALQRVKIGTKVKVFIESLAFQTEGKITSIIPDTQSMTHSFIVKIDFDKQDKKLYPGMYAKLFLEFVNE, translated from the coding sequence ATGAAAAAAATTTTAATCTTAACTATTTTATTAATTATAAATTTACAAGCAATGGAAATAAGTGGTACAGTAATCTCTGATAATGAAAAGATTATCTCAAGTAAATTTATGGGACTTATCAAAAAAGTTTATGTAAAAGAGGGAGATTTTGTAAAAAAAGGAGATTCTCTTTATTCAATTGACTCTTCTAATATTGATAGTTTAAAAAAAGAGGCTTTGTATAATAAAGAGATGTTAGAGAATAGTCTTGCAAATATTAAATTAAATTATGAGAGATATAAAAGACTATATGAGAAGGATTTAGTTGCAAAATATGAATTAGAGCAATTAAAACTACAACTTGACAATACAAAAAATTTACTAAATATTGCAAAAGCAAAAATAAAAGAAGTAAATACTCAATATGAATATCTAAATATAAAAGCTTCAAATAATGGCTTAATTATTAAAAAGAGTATAAAAGAAGGAGAGATTGCTATTCCTTCTATGCCAGCACTTATTTTAACAGATTTAGACTCTTTAAAAATAAAAACATCTATTCCTGAAAGTGCCCTACAAAGAGTAAAAATTGGAACAAAGGTAAAAGTATTTATTGAATCATTAGCTTTTCAAACTGAAGGTAAAATCACTTCAATTATTCCAGATACTCAAAGTATGACTCACTCTTTTATTGTAAAAATAGATTTTGATAAACAAGATAAAAAACTCTACCCAGGTATGTATGCAAAACTCTTTTTGGAATTTGTAAATGAATAA
- the yihA gene encoding ribosome biogenesis GTP-binding protein YihA/YsxC: MKIVDAQFLTSAQSIVDSPAPDRAEVAFLGRSNVGKSSLLNTLTNRKGLAKSSSTPGKTQLINYFEIKFKTGNEELPYLYARFVDLPGFGYAKVSKSLKREWNKNLTGYLEERPCLQIFVHLIDARHPELDIDRNVDEFLSTIKRGDQIILHAFTKIDKLKQNDLQKLKRAYPDGVFISNLKKKGLEALQNRITGYLFGN, translated from the coding sequence ATGAAAATAGTAGATGCACAGTTTTTAACTTCAGCTCAAAGTATTGTAGATTCTCCAGCACCTGATAGAGCAGAAGTTGCTTTTTTAGGAAGATCAAATGTAGGTAAATCTTCTTTATTAAATACTTTAACAAATAGAAAAGGTTTAGCTAAATCTTCTTCTACTCCAGGAAAGACTCAATTAATTAATTATTTTGAAATTAAATTCAAAACAGGAAATGAAGAGTTACCTTATCTTTATGCTAGATTTGTTGATTTACCAGGATTTGGTTATGCAAAAGTATCAAAGAGTTTAAAAAGAGAGTGGAATAAGAATTTAACAGGATATTTAGAAGAGAGACCTTGTTTACAAATTTTTGTTCATTTAATTGATGCAAGACATCCTGAATTAGATATTGATAGAAATGTTGATGAGTTTTTATCAACTATTAAAAGAGGAGATCAGATTATTCTTCATGCTTTTACAAAAATTGATAAATTAAAACAAAATGATTTACAAAAACTAAAAAGAGCTTACCCAGATGGTGTTTTTATCTCTAATTTAAAGAAAAAAGGTTTAGAAGCACTTCAAAATAGAATTACAGGATACTTATTTGGAAATTAA
- a CDS encoding LptA/OstA family protein — protein sequence MKLLLKLALLSTLAFANASSEKLIIDAKNFETDDNKGISIFTGNVKLKMAKDRLNSDKLEVFMTPNAKGKNLEPLKYIATGNVSFTIFSNGKHYNGKGNKVIYDPKKLEYTVIGKGYLNEVTEDRKLYGEKIFINQETGNAKVSGTDNKPVRFILNIDSGKK from the coding sequence ATGAAACTATTATTAAAACTAGCACTGCTATCTACTTTGGCTTTTGCTAATGCAAGTAGTGAAAAACTTATAATTGATGCAAAAAACTTTGAAACAGATGATAATAAAGGTATTTCAATCTTTACAGGAAATGTAAAATTAAAAATGGCAAAAGATAGGCTTAATTCAGATAAATTAGAAGTTTTTATGACGCCTAATGCAAAAGGTAAAAACTTAGAGCCTTTAAAATATATTGCTACTGGAAATGTAAGTTTTACAATTTTTTCAAATGGTAAACACTATAATGGAAAAGGTAATAAAGTAATTTATGATCCTAAAAAACTTGAATATACTGTAATTGGAAAAGGTTACTTAAATGAAGTAACAGAAGATAGAAAGCTTTATGGAGAGAAGATTTTTATTAATCAAGAGACAGGAAATGCAAAAGTTAGTGGGACAGATAATAAACCAGTAAGGTTTATTTTAAATATTGATAGTGGTAAAAAATAA
- the hisB gene encoding imidazoleglycerol-phosphate dehydratase HisB, producing the protein MTEINRKTKETDIKCKLDIKGNGTSKINTGVGFFDHMLEALSKHSGIDIELSCDGDLHIDAHHTVEDCGIVLGKALKDEIFPIENVERYGNATVVMDEAATTCALDLSNRPFLVYEVNVSGKVGEFDVELAEEFFHALVMNAGLTCHIINERGRNKHHILEASFKAFAVALRRAMAKNEKLGVPSTKGVL; encoded by the coding sequence ATGACAGAGATTAATAGAAAAACAAAAGAGACTGATATTAAATGTAAACTTGATATTAAAGGTAATGGAACATCTAAAATTAATACAGGTGTAGGTTTTTTTGACCATATGCTTGAAGCTTTATCAAAACATAGTGGTATTGATATTGAACTATCTTGTGATGGAGATTTACATATTGATGCACACCATACTGTAGAAGATTGTGGAATTGTTTTAGGAAAAGCTTTAAAAGATGAGATTTTTCCAATTGAAAATGTAGAAAGATATGGGAATGCGACAGTTGTTATGGATGAAGCAGCAACTACATGTGCCTTAGATTTATCAAATAGACCTTTTTTAGTTTATGAAGTTAATGTTAGTGGAAAAGTAGGGGAGTTTGATGTTGAGCTTGCTGAAGAGTTTTTCCATGCTTTAGTTATGAATGCCGGTCTTACATGTCATATAATTAATGAAAGAGGAAGAAATAAACACCATATTTTAGAAGCGAGTTTTAAAGCTTTTGCAGTAGCTTTAAGAAGAGCTATGGCTAAAAATGAAAAACTAGGTGTTCCTAGTACAAAAGGTGTTTTATGA
- a CDS encoding lytic transglycosylase domain-containing protein, with product MKRVISLILIFSIYSYASLIGSAYSQRDLQILEDLDINPSFISDYKLQKVYTQYQSKYNSSNYVEKLNEASLFVPKIKEILREEGIPDVFIYMAMAESNFTMDAKSRVRATGLWQFMSATGKRYGLENDLYVDERMDLIKSTKAAADYLNRLHDIFGKWYLAAIAYNCGEGRVIEAIARATIDLYVERNPHMKNDKQIDEYRNIIKAYQEKRVKFREVRKVYNEVKKWNIEPDINDLLTVQTKISRQYIPSESRRYIRKIISLAMMKSQSFIRHEENSHLLNMGISTTVATVQVKGGLHLRNIANSIGMSYDELLSLNKHIKQSIIPPTKEVYEINIPYSRLSRFNETKDSIKDTKFVVHIVKRGDTLYGLSRKYRIPYSLIKDYNKLKTNKLALKQKIILPIPKDMIGKIKFSNDNSYTSNKKNYTVKSGDSLYSIAKKYKINVEKLKRDNNLKTSLLKIGDKIVIR from the coding sequence TTGAAAAGAGTAATTTCTCTAATACTAATTTTTTCTATATACTCTTATGCATCACTAATAGGTTCAGCTTACTCTCAAAGAGACTTACAAATTTTAGAGGATTTAGATATAAATCCATCTTTTATTAGTGATTATAAGCTACAAAAAGTATATACCCAATATCAAAGTAAATATAATTCAAGTAACTATGTTGAAAAATTAAATGAGGCTTCGTTATTTGTTCCAAAAATAAAAGAGATACTAAGAGAAGAAGGTATTCCCGATGTATTTATTTATATGGCAATGGCTGAATCAAACTTTACAATGGATGCAAAATCAAGAGTAAGGGCTACTGGTCTTTGGCAATTTATGAGTGCTACAGGAAAAAGATATGGTTTAGAAAATGATTTATATGTTGATGAAAGAATGGATTTAATTAAATCAACTAAAGCAGCAGCAGATTATTTAAATAGACTACATGATATTTTTGGGAAGTGGTATCTTGCTGCAATTGCATATAATTGTGGTGAAGGTAGAGTAATTGAAGCCATTGCAAGAGCTACAATTGATTTATATGTTGAAAGAAATCCTCATATGAAAAATGATAAGCAAATTGATGAATATAGAAATATTATAAAAGCCTATCAAGAAAAAAGAGTAAAGTTTAGAGAAGTTAGAAAAGTTTATAATGAAGTTAAAAAATGGAATATTGAACCTGATATCAATGATTTATTAACTGTTCAAACAAAAATTAGTAGACAATATATTCCTAGTGAAAGTAGAAGATATATTAGAAAAATTATTTCACTTGCAATGATGAAGTCTCAAAGCTTTATTAGACATGAAGAAAATTCACACTTATTAAATATGGGAATCTCTACTACAGTAGCAACTGTACAAGTAAAAGGTGGACTTCACCTACGAAATATTGCAAACTCAATAGGCATGAGTTATGATGAGCTTTTAAGCTTAAATAAACATATTAAACAATCAATTATTCCTCCTACAAAAGAAGTTTATGAAATAAATATTCCATATAGTAGATTAAGTAGATTTAATGAAACTAAAGATAGTATAAAAGATACTAAATTTGTAGTTCACATTGTAAAAAGAGGTGATACTTTATATGGACTTTCAAGAAAATATAGAATTCCATATAGTTTAATTAAAGATTACAATAAGCTAAAAACAAATAAGTTAGCTTTAAAGCAGAAGATTATTTTACCTATTCCTAAAGATATGATAGGAAAAATAAAATTTTCAAATGATAATAGCTATACAAGCAATAAAAAAAATTATACTGTTAAAAGTGGAGACTCTTTATATTCAATTGCAAAGAAATATAAAATTAATGTTGAAAAATTAAAAAGAGATAATAATTTAAAAACATCACTTTTAAAAATTGGAGATAAAATTGTTATTAGGTAA
- a CDS encoding ATP-binding protein, with translation MKKILLLVISTFLLLKADSSVIYKTNLINLTKEEKLFLIEKHIKCVVTKNWPPFNYEENGKLVGISHDFWELVKNKTLIDSECKAVDSFQDAITLIKEKKADVALSTAITDNKLYYGRFSKPYVSYPIAIATTLDKQYISSTESLNNKKVAVGKFYSTYQILKSKYPEVEFVEVKDNIEALKLLSKGEVYAVIDILPVLSLIIADYGFKDIKISGTTEFNFDVRFMVRSDYEELIPIINKGIESITHKESNEIKNRWLSVRLESIVDYSRFWEISFIGILVLLILSYRQYILNRHNKKLQEANEEIEKKTKELEQKTKQVAKQKELFEKIYHESTDGILLMLLETKEIMDCNDSALRILKYKNKQEFLDLELSDLFPTKQPSGLSSVFNIYKMLDTAIEKGSNSFEFVFKNKRSKNIWLEVVFTTITLDDKNLIHVVLRDIDKRKEMEEELNILTHNLEDKVKQEVKKNEEKTKQLLQQSRLAQMGEMISMIAHQWRQPLTAISATTNNLLLRMMIKDRPSDENLRREISLISDYSQHLSNTIDDFRNFFKSDKQKIETTLESIVSNSINIIRNSLEGNNIKLTVNFNCYESVNVFASEVNQVVLNLIKNAEDAILENKVEKGEIKISTSCEDDFCFIEISDNGGGVPEMIMEKIFDPYFSTKKSKEGTGLGLYMSKIIVNDHCKGELSIKNSSEGAIFRIKIPFLPN, from the coding sequence ATGAAAAAAATTCTGCTTTTAGTAATTAGTACTTTTCTTTTATTAAAAGCAGATTCTTCAGTTATCTACAAAACTAATTTAATTAATCTTACAAAAGAGGAAAAACTCTTTTTAATCGAAAAACATATCAAATGTGTAGTAACAAAAAACTGGCCACCTTTTAATTATGAAGAAAATGGTAAATTAGTAGGTATTTCTCATGATTTTTGGGAGTTAGTTAAAAATAAAACTTTAATTGATTCAGAATGTAAAGCAGTTGATAGTTTTCAAGATGCAATTACTTTAATTAAAGAGAAAAAAGCAGATGTAGCTTTATCTACAGCAATTACTGACAATAAATTATATTATGGTAGATTTTCTAAACCTTATGTTTCTTATCCAATAGCAATTGCTACAACTTTAGATAAACAATATATCTCTAGTACAGAATCATTAAACAATAAAAAAGTAGCTGTGGGTAAATTTTATAGTACATATCAAATATTAAAAAGCAAATATCCAGAAGTAGAGTTTGTAGAGGTTAAAGATAATATTGAAGCCTTAAAACTTCTTTCAAAAGGAGAGGTTTATGCTGTAATTGATATTTTACCTGTGTTATCTCTTATCATTGCAGATTATGGCTTTAAAGATATAAAAATAAGTGGAACTACTGAGTTTAACTTTGATGTTAGATTTATGGTTAGAAGTGATTATGAAGAGCTTATTCCAATTATAAATAAGGGAATTGAATCAATAACTCATAAAGAATCAAATGAGATAAAAAATAGATGGTTGTCTGTAAGGCTTGAGAGTATTGTTGATTATTCTAGATTTTGGGAAATTAGTTTTATTGGTATTTTAGTTTTACTAATTTTATCATACAGACAATATATTTTAAATAGACATAATAAAAAACTTCAAGAAGCTAATGAAGAGATTGAAAAAAAGACAAAAGAGTTAGAACAAAAGACTAAGCAAGTTGCAAAACAAAAAGAGCTTTTTGAAAAGATTTACCATGAGTCAACAGATGGTATTTTATTAATGCTTTTAGAAACAAAAGAGATTATGGATTGTAATGATTCTGCATTAAGAATATTAAAGTATAAAAATAAACAAGAGTTTTTAGATTTAGAACTTTCAGACCTTTTCCCTACAAAACAACCAAGTGGGCTCTCTTCGGTTTTTAATATATATAAAATGCTTGATACTGCAATTGAAAAAGGTTCTAACTCTTTTGAATTTGTTTTTAAAAATAAAAGAAGTAAAAATATTTGGCTAGAAGTTGTTTTTACTACAATTACTCTTGATGATAAAAACTTAATACATGTTGTTTTAAGGGATATTGATAAAAGAAAAGAGATGGAAGAGGAGTTAAATATTTTAACTCATAATCTAGAAGATAAAGTAAAACAAGAAGTAAAAAAGAATGAAGAAAAAACAAAACAACTTCTTCAACAAAGTAGATTGGCTCAAATGGGAGAGATGATCTCTATGATTGCTCATCAATGGAGACAACCCTTAACGGCAATCTCTGCTACTACAAATAATTTATTACTTCGTATGATGATTAAAGATCGACCAAGTGATGAAAACCTAAGAAGAGAAATTTCTTTGATTTCTGATTATTCTCAACACTTATCAAATACTATTGATGATTTTAGAAACTTCTTTAAATCAGATAAACAAAAAATAGAGACTACCTTAGAGAGTATTGTTTCAAACTCAATAAATATTATAAGAAATTCATTAGAGGGGAATAATATAAAACTAACAGTAAATTTCAACTGTTATGAGAGTGTTAATGTTTTTGCTTCGGAAGTAAATCAAGTGGTTTTAAACCTTATTAAAAATGCAGAAGATGCTATTTTAGAAAATAAGGTTGAAAAAGGAGAAATCAAAATTTCAACTTCATGTGAAGATGATTTTTGTTTTATTGAAATAAGTGATAATGGGGGAGGAGTCCCTGAAATGATTATGGAAAAAATCTTTGATCCATATTTCTCAACTAAAAAATCAAAAGAGGGAACGGGATTAGGTCTTTATATGAGTAAGATTATTGTTAATGACCATTGTAAGGGAGAGTTATCAATTAAAAATAGCTCAGAGGGAGCTATTTTTAGAATTAAGATACCATTTTTGCCTAATTAA
- a CDS encoding KdsC family phosphatase, with protein MIKLIVLDVDGTLTNGQITYTNSGDELKSFDVADGLAIATWTKKLDKKAAIITGRTSKIVEQRAKDLKITHLYQGVHNKDEILENILKEENISWHEVAVIGDDLNDYKMLKKAGLSFTPANGSKYIKDIVNIKCEAFGGSGAVREMIEYIVKEDGIEEEFINSWL; from the coding sequence ATGATTAAGTTAATTGTTCTTGATGTTGATGGTACATTAACAAATGGACAAATAACTTACACAAATAGTGGAGATGAATTAAAATCTTTTGATGTAGCTGATGGTTTAGCAATTGCAACATGGACCAAAAAATTAGATAAAAAAGCAGCTATTATTACAGGTAGAACATCTAAAATTGTAGAGCAAAGAGCAAAAGATTTAAAAATAACGCATCTTTACCAAGGTGTGCATAATAAAGATGAAATTTTAGAAAATATTTTAAAAGAAGAGAATATCTCTTGGCATGAAGTTGCTGTAATTGGAGATGATTTAAATGATTATAAAATGTTAAAAAAAGCTGGACTTTCATTTACTCCTGCAAATGGGTCAAAATATATAAAAGATATTGTTAATATTAAGTGTGAAGCCTTTGGTGGAAGTGGTGCAGTAAGAGAGATGATTGAATATATAGTAAAAGAAGATGGTATTGAAGAGGAATTTATAAACTCATGGCTATAA
- a CDS encoding TolC family protein — translation MHKLILYLLLLSTLSFSQTISFEKALNSTLENSKKIKQQKIEIEEKNQDLVKIKSYSLGNLNLIHEASKTNHAGYVFNYKLSSREATFEDFGFSQFKEPINTEPKDLNYPESRKNFNSKITYNIPLFTGFKLSNQEDMISLQKKAEEIKLNINVNHLSLEVLKAYNNSVVAKKFVKAAQEAKIAVEKYETIAYEFYKEGLVTKIDKKQAQVKKLNAQSTLIEAQNNFELSLAYLSFLTGIENISDVEELKSYEVDINEQSAFEKALETRDEIKIIKTANDIYKKNISLNRASYYPNIYSHLEYGINDNKITSNDEKDYYLALIGIKIALFDPSRASDLEKSKLEYKKSLLQKQELEDSIKLEIKKAKLTLKAKTKVLKEKLKAKELALDVLEQSKLMYKNKLISMSELLKQEAIYRNNEALYILALYEKSLALATLNLAIGNNLFGENI, via the coding sequence ATGCATAAGTTGATATTATATTTATTATTACTATCAACTCTTAGTTTTTCTCAAACAATTTCTTTTGAAAAAGCTCTTAACAGTACTTTAGAAAATAGTAAAAAAATAAAGCAACAAAAGATTGAGATTGAAGAGAAAAATCAAGATTTAGTTAAAATCAAATCTTACTCTTTAGGAAATTTAAATCTAATTCACGAAGCAAGTAAAACAAACCATGCTGGTTATGTCTTTAATTATAAACTCTCTTCAAGAGAGGCTACTTTTGAGGATTTTGGTTTTTCTCAATTTAAAGAGCCCATAAATACAGAACCAAAAGATTTAAACTACCCAGAAAGTAGAAAAAATTTTAATAGTAAAATCACTTATAATATCCCTTTGTTCACAGGTTTTAAACTCTCAAACCAAGAAGATATGATTAGCTTACAAAAAAAAGCAGAAGAGATTAAATTAAATATCAATGTAAATCATCTATCACTAGAGGTATTAAAAGCATATAATAATAGTGTTGTGGCTAAAAAGTTTGTAAAAGCCGCACAAGAGGCAAAAATAGCAGTTGAAAAATATGAAACCATAGCCTATGAGTTTTATAAAGAGGGTTTAGTTACTAAAATTGATAAAAAACAGGCTCAAGTTAAAAAATTAAATGCCCAAAGTACTTTAATTGAAGCTCAAAATAATTTTGAACTCTCATTAGCTTATCTTTCATTCTTAACAGGAATTGAAAATATCTCAGATGTAGAAGAGCTAAAAAGTTATGAAGTAGATATAAATGAACAAAGTGCATTTGAAAAAGCTTTAGAGACAAGAGATGAAATAAAGATTATTAAAACTGCAAATGATATTTATAAAAAGAATATCAGTTTAAATAGAGCCTCTTATTATCCCAATATTTACTCTCATTTAGAGTATGGAATAAATGATAATAAAATCACAAGTAATGATGAAAAGGATTACTACTTAGCCCTAATTGGAATAAAAATTGCACTTTTTGACCCAAGTAGAGCAAGTGATTTGGAGAAGAGTAAATTAGAGTATAAAAAATCTTTATTACAAAAACAAGAGTTAGAAGATAGTATTAAATTAGAAATCAAAAAAGCTAAACTTACATTAAAAGCAAAAACAAAAGTTTTAAAAGAGAAACTTAAAGCAAAAGAGTTAGCTCTAGATGTCTTAGAACAATCAAAACTAATGTATAAAAATAAACTAATTTCAATGTCTGAACTTCTTAAACAAGAGGCTATTTATAGAAATAATGAAGCTTTATATATACTTGCTTTATATGAAAAATCTTTAGCTCTTGCAACTCTTAATTTAGCAATTGGAAATAATCTTTTTGGAGAAAATATATGA